The genomic DNA gctctgcggGGCAAGCCACCACGGAGGTGCTTCAGGCAGGTGCGTGGCCAGGTTAGAGAGCTGCATTCCAGGCCGTGTGGGGTGAGCCGCCATGGAGGCAGGTGCATGGCCGGCGTTAGACAGATGGCTCCCAGCACCACAGGGTCCTACTCTCAGGCAGCCTCTGATGGGCACGAAGGGCTTCTCCCCGGGACCCCCTCacccggctccctccctcctgctggaGTTTTCAGGCCCCATGGGGCTTTGGGAGCTCTATCAGTGTGAACAGGCTGCCGCAATGTACCGCAGGCTGGGGGGCTAAACACAGAAGTTTAGTGTCTCGCTAAAGTCTGaggtcagagtgtgagcaggcttGTCTCCTGGAGTCACTGAGGGAGAATCTGTGCATGCCCTtcccctagcttctggtggctcctggcaGTTTCTGGCATTCCTTGGCATATAAATACATCACCCTAATCTCTCCCTCATCCTCACGTGGCGCTCTCCCCGTGTGcttgtctgtgtccaaatttcccctttttagaAGCAGATTAGTCATAGTGGAGTAGAgcctaccctaatgacctcattttaatttggttccttctttaaaggccttatctccaaataaggtcatgttctgAGGAACTGgagggttaggactccaacatacgAATTTGTAGGGGACACATTTGACCCACAACAGGAGGGATGGATCCCGCATGATACAGGCCTTCCACCGGCTCAGGTGCAGCCAGCCTCAGACAAGGCCTGAGCTTCATGGGCTGCCTCCGGAGGCCACCTGCTGTGATTCCTAAGTCTCTGTGATATGACTCATCCATGTCCCGGCCTGCCCCTTGGCCTTTGCCTGTCCGCGCAGGCGGCGCATGTGGTCTGCTCCACGAAGgatgtctgtccctccccccaaagcccctgcccctggggagcTCCTGACCCCTTGCTGATTTCCGTGGAGTCCACGTCTGTGCCTGCAAACCACCACGTGGATTCAGTGCGGGCCAGCAAGCAGGGGAGACGAGACAGAGCGtggccagggcagagcccgccGGGCGCCATCATCCCCATGCATCCCGAAAAGGGCCTCTCTGAGCCACAAACTCTCTTCTGGGGTTTATGTACCCCAAGTGTGTACCCAGTCCTCTGTAACACATGCATGCCTTGGGAGCCCGCACAGCAAGGAGAGACTTGGGACAAGAGGTGGCatggcccaggccctgccccgaGTTGCTGCTGTTCTTCTTGGATCCATACCCCACACCCAGCCAGGTCCCACCGCCCCCAATCCTGtttccccagcacccagccctgTGGCATCCACTACCCGCTCTCAGGACCGACACCTCCTGCCGATCTCCTCCCTTCTGACCTAAGAGGGGCTCCTACCCGGCCAGCCTGCCTTAAAGCCGCTACGTGTATATATAAGGAGAATATAGCGCCATTTCCCCTCGGTACCGTGTGGGTGCCCAGCCTGTTGAGAGAAGGACGcatccccatcccctcccccgaTACAGACACTCTAGTGGCCCCCCAAACGCTCCCCATCCCTTGCTGCTGGAATCTTCTCGGCTTCGCTGCTTTGCTCCTGTAGCTGAAATGCCACCTTTTCTGGGAATCTCTTCCCGGCCTTCCCTTCTGTTTCCCTGCCCCCCGGCAGCCACCACCCTGTTCCACATCCTCCGTGGAAACTCATCTCCCCGTGCCTCCTAAGCTCATCATCTAATTTGTCTGCTTAGGCAAGTGGCAGAGTCATGGGAGGACACAGGCCCTGAGGTCAGGAGAGCCCAAGGTCAGAGTGGCCCAGAGCAGCATCCCCAATCCCAGGTCCGGCCTATGGCACAGGAGGCCCAGAGGCCTGTGAGGActtgaggggggagggcagagacacgGGACGGGACTGAACAGGGAGGGGCGGGCTGGAGGTTGGGCGGAAGTGGCCACCGGCGGGCTCTCCCCCACAGACTTCATCGACATTGTCAAGGACCCCGTACCCCCCAGTGAGTATAAGACAGAAGAGGACCCCAAGCTATTCCACTCGATCAAGACACAGCGGGGGCCGCTGTCTGACAACTGGATCGAAGAGTACAAGCAGCAGGTTTTCCCCATCATGTGCGCCTACAAGCTCTGTAAGGTCGAGTTCCGCTACTGGGGCATGCAGTCCAAGATCGAGAGGTTCATCCACGACACGGGTGAGCTCGCCAGTGCCCGCCGCCTCCCTCCGCGTCCGGGGCAGGTCCCTCCTCCTTCCAGAAGCTGACCCAGAGCCCATGCGCAGCTTCCTGCCCAGTTTATCTTGGCTGCCTGCCGAGCACCTATAGATGACAAGCGGCGTCCCCGGGCCCTGCCCCCGGACACTCTTGACTGGCTTGTGTTTGTAGCATATAGTGCCAACCCCCTGAGGAGGAGCAGCCCCAGGAGACAGCCTCCCTGCTCTTACCTGCACCTCTTACCCcaggccccagctctgcctcccctATGGGCTGGACGTTCCAGGCACAGAGGGCCTTGGACGCCGTGGTGCCCTCACACTGTGGAGCCCGGCCTGGAGCAGGTGTCCAGGGAACAGGTGGACCAGCAGGACCAACCTGGGGCTCCTGGCCCAGCTAGAGCTGACCCGGGCTCCTCCCTCCCCTAGCACCCCCAGCTCCCTACCTGCCCCCCCCGCCTCTATCCAGGTCATGGCATGAGATCAGTGCCAAGGGCCTGGCCCAGCCCAAGCTCATGAGCCAGGAGTAGCACCTGGACAGACATCTTTTGACTCCAAGGCCCAGGGTTTTGGTTCAGATGTGAATCTTTGGAACAGATGTCCCACACTGTTGATGATATGCTTCACATGTGCCGTAACAGCTCACAATGTCCTGTGAGGATAGCCATGTCACCCGTCCGTTTgtagagaaggaagcagagaccCAGTGCTGGGTCTGACCCCAGATCTCCCTTCCTAGCTACCCTGGATCTGAACTGATATTCTCATAGCAGTGGGGCCGTGGCTTCTCATCAGATGGTCTGTTGAGTGTGGGACCCAAGGATAGTATGCCTGAGGCCATCACCCAGGACTTGTCTTGGCtgaaggagggcagagggtgAAGGGATCTAGGAAGTATTTCTGGGGAAGCAGACTGCCCTGAGCCAGGAGGAATGGTCACCATAGAGCTGCCTGAGGACATGACATGGGTTGACCACTTGGAAAGCCGCTCTACTTTCTGTAGGAGAGTGGAAGATGCATGCCTTGAGACCCAGTGATGTCCCTCCCGGGTTTGCCCCTTGGAGAAACTCTTATACACATTCcagaatgttcagagcagcagaTTTGTAAAAGCCAAGTGGACAAACAATGAAAGTGAGCCAAAGGCCCAATGgcaaaagaaggaataaatgaaatgtggtattTCAAACAAATAAACCCCATGCAGCAACGAACCTGAAACTCACCCAAAACAGCAGGCGGCAGGAAAATACCTGCAGCTTGACACATACATGTAAAAATGTCAATAACGTGCAAACCAACCCAACCTATCGTGTAGAAAAACACACCTGTGTGCTCcaaccagaaagaaaagcaaataaacacagaGTTGAGGCTGGACTGGGCAGCGGGGGAATGCGTCCAGGAGGGCCAGCCAAGGGCTGCCTGTTACTGGTCATGTCTGCTCCCTCACTGGGTAGTGTGGGTAAGGATGCtctatttcttcttaatgttttcttaacGAGCTTTATTGAGGCCTAATTTTACACACCATACACTTCACCCCTTGCAAGAGGACAGTTCTATAAGTGGCAGTATATTCAGAGTCGTGCACActgttctagaacattccatcaccTCAGTCTTTCGTTCCTGTTCACagtcacccccactcccacccccagcccaaggCAACCCCCATCTGCCTTCTGTCCCTAAagttcttttattatcttttctacCTTGAAAGCTCTTACTTTCGTGATTTTACACGCATGAtatattcttctgtatctttatcttcttttgtgtcttattttatatgtatatatgttctaCTTATAAGAAAAAGGACCAACCCACTTGGAACTGGAACTTGATTTCCATGTGGAAATTGGACAGGAAAAGTGTATAGGTATCAACCGAGACAGAAAACTGGCAGGaatcccccctccacctccccttgGGGCAGGAATCCCCCCAAAATTCAGTGTGGCTTCTGAGCAGGCACATTCCCTTAGGAGGCACCCCTGCTCTAGTTATACAACCACCGTGAGCTTGTGAGGTCATCTGTGAGCCATTTGcaaatggggagactgaggcacagggtAGGGAGGGCAGTGATTTACCCACAGCCACACGGTGGGGATGACCTTGGGTTGCCTCCCAGCCCCGAGCCCGGCCCTGGGGGCTGACAGTGCCCgtgtctcctgtctctcccctccccctgccactgCCCGGGACCAGGCCTGCGGAAGGTGATGGTCAGGGCCCACCGGCAGGCCTGGTGCTGGCAGGACGAATGGTACGGGCTCAACATGGAGAACATCCGGGAGCTGGAGAAGGAGGCACAGCTCATGCTGTCCCGCAAGATGGCCCGGTTCAATGAGGATGACGAGGAGGCTGTGCAGCTGGCCAAGGACGAAGCCATCCAGGTCCAGGTCGCTGGGGAGCCCGCCcagcccagcagcagcagcagcggcagcgggGAACCCCTGGCGGGCCGGGGTCTCAAAAAGCAGTGGTCCACATCCTCCAAGTCTTCGAGGTCGTCCAAGCGGGGAGGTGAGCGCCGTAGCTCCGCCTTTTACCACCCCGGCAACAGCCCTCACCCCCGCTCCGGGCAGCCCCTTGCCACCCACCGTCAGAGAATTCTGGCTCCTCCCGGGGACTCTTGCCCCCAGACCTTGTGGGCCACGCCTGAGGGGGGTCAGAACCATTCTGCcggtaacccccccccccagttcagAGTGAGCCCAGGgtgtctgtcccctccccccaacacaaagcAGGTGGCCCAGACTCACCTACAAGGGCCCGGTGAGACAGGCTGGCCGTGTGGGAACCCAGCTCCCAGCCTCTCCTGGGGCCCAGATGGCTGCAGCTCTGAGGAGCTGGGCTTCCCAGGAGGAGGGGGGGTTCTTAGTGGGTACCTGTCAGCACAGCCAGGACGGGCCTCTGCTCCTGTGGTGGGAGCCAGGCTGAAGGAGTCTGAAAGCCTTTACATCCTGAGAGAGGCCTTTCTCGGGAGAATTTTTGCAAAAGCACCGTGGCTGTTTGGGAAACCAGGATTATCCTGTGTAGAGCCAGGAGTCCCCTCTGTGAGTCCAGCTTCCCCACACCAGGCTTGGCCGTCTATGTGCTGAAGGcatctgtgtatgtatatgtgtcgATGCCTTTTATGTGCTCACTTGCCGACAGCACCCCGCAGCCCCATCTGTCTGCTCTGCTGCAGGGGAACTGAAGGGGCTCGCTCCCGGAAAGACCCAGGTCAAAGGCACAGGAGCAGACCCAGGTCTGTGCGACTGTGCGTCCTGGCCTCATACCTGACACCCTCCCCCTTCCTCGTCCTCCCCGGGACACACCTGTTTTGTGCCAGGTGGGCTGGGCGGGGCCGTCTTGAAAGTTCCAGGAGCTTCCACCAAAATGAGCCAGGGTCACCCCACCCCTCATTTCTCCCTCCGTTCTCTCCTGAGCCCTCCCGGCCCATCACCTCCGCCTGCCTTCCACCCGCCCGGCCTCACCCAGCCGGGTGGTGGGTCAGCCTGCGGTTTTGCCTTCCAGCCAGCCCTTCCCGCCACAGCATCTCCGAGTGGAGGATGCAGAGCATCGCCCGGGACTCGGACGAAGGCTCAGAAGATGAGTACTTCGACGCTCATGGTAGGCGGTGGCTCCTCccggggcagagggggaggatcTGGGCAGGGTTGGAGCAGGAGGCGTGGACTGAAGCAGCAGTGGGGCAGAGCATGAGACGAAATCACCGGGAGTCTGGGGTCTCACCCTGGCCGCGTGCCGGGATGTCTCTGCTGGGCCTGGCAGGCAGGGACTGTTCTCTCGAGCACCGCCCCCCTCAGAATGGATTTATACAGTCAGACGGGGGCTTTTTTCCATATGTGAGTTTATTTCCACAAGCAGCTTTACCAAAGCATGACATCTtacagttttctaaatttttgcaATGACCTTGTTTTTTGCCTTGGTTAAATGCAAGTACACCGAATGTAGAAACTTTAGAAACTGCGATGAGCCGGAAATATGTGAGGTGCCCATTTTCCCACTAATCCCCAAATCAACACAGTGAGCACACGGCCTGACGAATCACCCACCTGTGCTGGGAAGGTGCGGGTACGCTTAACCTTCAAACGACACGAGTTTGAACTCTCCAGGTCCACTCACACGTGCTTTTTCCCCCAATAAATACAGTaccgtaaatgtattttctctgccttacgattttcttaacaACATTGGTTTTTTTCCACCTAGCTTAGTTTATTGTAGgaatatggtatataatacatatgacatacaaaatgtgtgtcaGTCGACTATTTATGTCACCGGTCGGGCTTCCGGTCAACAGCAAGCTGTTAGTGGTTAAGTTTCTGGGGAGTCAGAAGTTTTACACGGATTTTTGACTCTGCGGGGGGCCAGcgtcccagccctccctccctcccctctccccccaccgtgttgttcaagggtcaactgcgcTAAACATTCACTTGCTTCATACCTTGGCCGTTCCTCTCGACCGGCAGACAGGTCTGTGGAGACAGTTCTCTCCGGCTTGTGATTTACAAGGCGGGACACCGGCTCGGAAAGGGAGGGGAACTTGCCCACAGGCACTAGGCAGGGCAGCGGCAGGCCAGAGCCCTCTCACGCTGCAGCCACCTGACTGTTATGGCATCTTAGTTAACTGGCTGGACTTCGAGGGAaaacttggtgggggggggaaggggtgtcAGTGTCCAGGCAAGAGGGATCTAAGATGGGGAGCTGCAGAGGGTGGCAGGTGGTTCCTGAGCCTCCCTTGGTACCTGGGTCCTCCCCAAGGGTGAAGAAAGGTGTCTGGGGCATTCCATCCACCCCAGCCAAGCTAAGAGGTGCACCCTCTCCTGGCTGTGAGTCCCTGACAAGAGGAAAATACACATCTAATGtaggaactttattttttttttaaatgtttatttatttttgagagagcgacacATAGAGCACAAgctaggagaggcagagagagggagacacagaatccgaagcaggatccaggctctgagctgtcggcacagaccctgacgtggggctcgaactcgcaaaccgtgagatcgtgacctgagctgaagtcagacgcttaatcgcctgagccacccaggcgcccctaatgtaggaactttaaaaaaaaaatgaaaaaacaaaaacagaagggagaagagacagcAAAGTAGGAGATGCCAGAGCAGCCGTAGCCGGGGAAGCACCTGCTGACCCGCTGTGTGGCCAGAGGAGTGACCAGTACAAGCCAGCGTCTGCACAGCTGCCTCCAGCCCCGTGGTCCCCAGGCCGATGGTCTCGGAAAAGCAGAAACTAGAGAAATGGATGGAAGTGTTCAGAGCAGCACCTCTCACGGGGCTGTATTCGTGCAGATGTTGAAAACAGGAACATTAGCTGATGAGTAGAGAAACAACATACCGTGATGCGGTCCGTCTATACTGTGAAATAGAACTGGGccctaaaaaagaacaaaacactgacgcctgctacaatgtggatggagtTTGATAGTATGATGCgcagtgagagaagccagacacaaaaggccacatccTGTGTGATTCCGTTATGTGAAATGCCCAAAACaggcaaatccatggagacagaaactAGACAGGTGGTCACCAGGGGCCAGGGCACGGGGTGTGACTGCTAATGGCTACAAGGCTTCCATTGGGGGAggtggaaatgttctggaaccaGATAGAGGTGGCAGTTACACAGCAttgtgaatggactaaatgctactttaaaatggttcagatggtgaattttatgttatgtgaacaTTACACAATTTTGAGAAAAGGTCAGGCAGAAGCCCTGTGGGTGCTGGTCAGGTGTTCATCCTGCtaaggagggagagggcagaggccagcatgGAGGGTACGGGCCAGAGGAGCATGGGAACCCCCACAGTGGCCACACCTACCCCTGTACCTCCCAGCCAGGCCTCCCGGTGCCCCTCAGTCCCTGCCTTAGAATGGGTCGGTGCTGAagccccactctctcctccccagaggacCTGTCCGATTCAGAGGAAATATTCCCCAAGGACATCACCAAATGGAACTCCAATGACCTCATGGACAAAATTGAAAGCCCTGAGCCAGAGGACACACAGGGTACCTTGGTCTGGGGAGGCtacagggcctgggggagggtggCCGCAGGGGCCaagcccctctctgccccagctccttagcagtgctgggcatggaggggtgggggggttgggaaCACCCAAGGCCCCGCTTGTCAGGGTCATGGCCTCTGTCCTGTGGGCCTGGGGCTGCCCGGCTGCCCCTCCGCTCACAGCACCCACTGCTTCTGTGTTGCAGAC from Prionailurus viverrinus isolate Anna chromosome D3, UM_Priviv_1.0, whole genome shotgun sequence includes the following:
- the PITPNM2 gene encoding membrane-associated phosphatidylinositol transfer protein 2 isoform X12; protein product: MIIKEYRIPLPMTVEEYRIAQLYMIQKKSRNETYGQGSGVEILENRPYTDGPGGSGQYTHKVYHVGMHIPSWFRSILPKAALRVVEESWNAYPYTRTRFTCPFVEKFSIDIETFYKTDAGENPNVFSLSPVEKSQLTIDFIDIVKDPVPPSEYKTEEDPKLFHSIKTQRGPLSDNWIEEYKQQVFPIMCAYKLCKVEFRYWGMQSKIERFIHDTGLRKVMVRAHRQAWCWQDEWYGLNMENIRELEKEAQLMLSRKMARFNEDDEEAVQLAKDEAIQVQVAGEPAQPSSSSSGSGEPLAGRGLKKQWSTSSKSSRSSKRGASPSRHSISEWRMQSIARDSDEGSEDEYFDAHEDLSDSEEIFPKDITKWNSNDLMDKIESPEPEDTQDGLYRQSAPEFRVASSVEQLNIIETKHKIPTLSPAFLHLLKNVRWKGRKQKLSRQK